A section of the Oncorhynchus nerka isolate Pitt River linkage group LG3, Oner_Uvic_2.0, whole genome shotgun sequence genome encodes:
- the LOC115115058 gene encoding thyrotropin-releasing hormone receptor-like — translation MENVTSNPDNQTLGPWTDYSMEYKVVSIFFVILICGIGIVGNVMVILVVLTTKHMRTPTNCYLVSLAVADLMVLTAAGLPNITESLYGGGWVYGYVGCLSITYFQYLGINASSCSISAFTIERYIAICHPIKAQFMCTLSRAKKIIVVVWAFTSLYCALWFYLSDTKELIYDNITLVSCEYKVSRNLYLPIYFTDFAVFYVVPLMLATVLYGFIARILFLNPLPADPKENTKKWKKESCQGNRMMSTNNSSCSTTARSRRQVTKMLAVVVVLFALLWMPYRTLVVVNSFLDKAYLDHWFVLFCRICVYLNSAVNPVIYNAMSQKFRTSFKKLCHCGPQRLEKPASYSAALTYSVIKDTTNGESPDHFTTEMDELATPTPSDQFLPSTKRMSFEDPSLSGRVALSTP, via the exons ATGGAAAATGTTACTTCAAATCCAGATAACCAGACGCTTGGTCCATGGACTGATTATAGCATGGAATACAAAGTGGTCAGCATATTTTTTGTGATCCTCATCTGTGGGATAGGAATAGTTGGAAACGTTATGGTGATACTAGTTGTTCTTACAACCAAACACATGCGGACACCCACCAACTGTTACCTGGTGAGTTTGGCGGTGGCCGACCTGATGGTTCTGACTGCGGCGGGACTGCCGAATATTACAGAGAGTTTGTATGGAGGAGGCTGGGTGTACGGATACGTCGGGTGCCTTAGCATAACTTATTTCCAGTACTTGGGCATCAACGCGTCTTCATGCTCCATCTCCGCTTTCACCATTGAGCGGTACATAGCCATCTGCCACCCCATAAAAGCGCAGTTTATGTGCACTCTGTCAAGAGCAAAGAAAATCATAGTGGTCGTTTGGGCTTTTACCTCGCTCTACTGCGCCTTGTGGTTTTATCTGTCTGACACGAAAGAGTTGATTTACGACAATATTACCTTGGTCTCATGCGAATACAAAGTGTCAAGAAATCTTTACCTGCCAATCTACTTCACTGACTTTGCCGTGTTCTATGTGGTGCCTCTCATGCTAGCCACTGTTCTGTATGGATTTATCGCTAGAATTCTTTTCCTCAACCCATTGCCGGCAGACCCCAAGGAAAATACAAAAAAGTGGAAAAAAGAATCATGCCAAGGAAATAGGATGATGAGCACCAACAATTCATCCTGTAGCACAACTGCCCGCTCTCGCAGGCAG GTGACTAAGATGTTAGCTGTGGTGGTGGTACTCTTCGCCCTCCTCTGGATGCCCTACCGGACGCTGGTGGTGGTAAACTCCTTCCTGGACAAGGCTTACCTGGACCACTGGTTCGTACTCTTCTGCCGCATCTGCGTCTACCTGAACAGTGCCGTCAACCCGGTCATCTACAACGCCATGTCTCAGAAGTTCCGCACCTCCTTCAAGAAGTTGTGTCACTGCGGTCCGCAGCGATTGGAGAAGCCGGCGTCTTACAGCGCGGCCCTGACCTACAGCGTCATCAAGGACACAACCAATGGAGAGAGCCCTGACCACTTTACTACCGAGATGGACGAGTTGGCCACGCCCACACCCAGTGACCAGTTCCTGCCCAGCACCAAGAGGATGTCATTCGAGGACCCCTCTCTGTCAGGCAGGGTTGCCCTTAGCACTCCCTGA